In the genome of Tripterygium wilfordii isolate XIE 37 chromosome 19, ASM1340144v1, whole genome shotgun sequence, one region contains:
- the LOC119985299 gene encoding enhancer of mRNA-decapping protein 4-like yields MAASSNPNQVPTTPIPQYDGHGFYKPSPPQPNTTYPPPQQQPFHFPNYPQNHPLQNHHNNLPQRSLSYPTPPFQPFPNSGGAQIMALLRTPSSSSNPESTVPFTAPVTEYSTGLVGPPRMPSNKVPRGRRLAGDTAVLEYDVDVRMPGEAQPQLEVTPITKYSSDPQLFVGRQIAVNKTYICYGLKQGNVRVLNSNNASRALFRGHGQRVTDMAFFAEDVHLLASVSIDGRVNVWEISEDLEEGDKPVEIKGNIVIAVQIVGEGEVVHPRVCWHCHKQEVLVVGIGKSILRIDTTKFGKAKVYSAEAPLQCPVEKPIDGIQIVGKHDGEVTDLSMCQWMITRLVSASMDGTIKIWEDRKAQPLAVLRPYNGKPVYSASFLTASDRPDHIILITGGPLNRELKIWSSTSEEGWLLPSDSDSWKCTQTLKLKSSAATQVEDAFFNQVASMSHVGLLLLANAKKKAIYVIHFEYGPNPAATRMDYIAEFTVTMPVLSFTGICDMLPHGICVPQIYCFQTQAIQQYTFDLYQCLPLPLENVGLEMSHSNVSQDASNNEELTALDPYESKTSELIASAPKPTTQVGTSESGISVRYPPTSDSVEATALPEITTANVESKSVSLAPAIGDTDIGRVSSPSLPHSPRLSRKLSGFRMPLKSLEAGVPPGDLGPKQPIVTYSGDLQKDNMPPKLFDMPSFNNDSEKDESKGAQADNTNLLTFKHRTHLITPSDILMAASSSDVTGLIVGKSEVDANSRDVVVNSDGANAEVEMVEFKVVGETSTHNDEFGPHGEPRSCVSENKEKFFCSQASDLGIEVARQSSAISEDNLTEEEPQPVDNVGSESLAQPPRADDEIHDSKKDMSGKFSESVVSTAVMESPSPSSKGKKQKWRNSLASGSLSPSSGVFNSADSSNGPAGSSNPVSVEATPPQVLALQERLSQLMHMQKETQKQMSNMVAIPVSKECRKLEAALGRNIEKAVKSNNDALWARIQEENAKNEKLLRERTQQMTNLINKDLMAMLEKVVKKEVPAIGQIVIRTVTPIIEKTISSAIADSFQRGVGDKAVNQLEKSVNVKLEVTVARQIQAQFQTSGKQALQDALKAGIEASIIPAFETSCKAIFGQIDTAFQKGMVEHTNAAQQQFDAAHSQLAILLRDTINSASSVTQALRTELADGQRKLFTMAAAGANSKALNPLVNQLSNGSLGGGYEKELSRLISEQKYDEAFTIPLLRNDLSIVSWLCYQVDLEAILSKEPLPLSQGVLLSLLQHLAFDIGTDIPQKLRWMTSVALGINTADQTIVANEVQFYNIVDQVYKILHNLLSSPNVKDQNGIQDLIFIVHSLMMKRR; encoded by the exons ATGGCAGCCTCGTCAAACCCAAATCAGGTTCCCACAACCCCTATTCCTCAATATGACGGTCACGGTTTCTACAAACCATCACCTCCTCAACCAAACACAACGTACCCTCCTCCCCAGCAACAACCCTTCCACTTTCCCAATTACCCTCAAAATCATCCCCTCCAAAACCATCACAACAATCTCCCGCAGCGGTCTCTCTCCTATCCGACGCCGCCTTTTCAGCCTTTCCCAAACTCCGGTGGTGCCCAAATCATGGCCCTCCTTCGTACTCCTTCCTCCAGTTCGAACCCTGAGTCGACTGTGCCATTCACGGCCCCGGTGACGGAGTACTCGACGGGATTAGTGGGGCCGCCCCGCATGCCCAGCAACAAAGTGCCGAGGGGGAGGAGGCTGGCTGGAGATACGGCGGTGTTGGAGTACGACGTCGACGTGAGGATGCCTGGAGAAGCGCAACCGCAGCTGGAGGTGACGCCGATTACCAAGTACAGTTCTGATCCTCAGCTTTTTGTGGGGAGGCAGATTGCAGTGAACAAGACGTACATATGTTATGGGTTGAAGCAGGGTAATGTGAGGGTTCTTAATAGCAATAACGCGTCGAGGGCTCTGTTTCGTGGCCACGGTCAG AGGGTCACAGACATGGCTTTCTTTGCGGAGGATGTTCACCTTTTAGCTAG TGTGAGCATAGATGGACGGGTTAATGTATGGGAGATCTCTGAAGATCTTGAGGAAGGAGATAAGCCAGTGGAAATTAAAGGAAATATCGTGATTGCTGTTCAAATTGTAGGAGAGGGGGAGGTTGTACACCCAAGAGTTTGCTGGCATTGTCACAAACAA GAGGTTTTGGTAGTTGGGATAGGTAAAAGTATCTTGAGAATTGATACTACAAAATTTGGAAAGGCCAAAGTCTACTCAGCGGAGGCTCCTCTGCAGTGTCCTGTTGAAAAGCCAATTGATGGAATTCAGATTGTTGGTAAACATGACGGGGAAGTAACTGATTTGTCTATGTGCCAATGGATGATCACCCGTTTAGTTTCTGCCTCAATGGATGGCACG ATAAAAATTTGGGAAGATCGCAAGGCACAACCACTTGCTGTATTGCGACCATACAACGGCAAACCTGTTTACTCAGCTTCATTCCTAACTGCTTCAGATCGACCAGATCACATTATACTCATCACTGGT GGACCCCTGAACAGGGAGTTGAAGATTTGGTCCTCGACTAGTGAAGAAGGCTGGTTGCTGCCTAGCGATTCTGATTCCTGGAAGTGCACACAGACTTTGAAATTGAAGAGCTCAGCAGCCACTCAAGTTGAGGATGCATTCTTCAATCAAGTTGCATCAATGTCTCATGTAGGCCTCCTCTTACTTGCAAATGCTAAGAAGAAAGCCATATATGTTATACATTTTGAATATGGGCCCAATCCAGCAGCAACCCGAATGGATTACATAGCAGAGTTTACAGTCACCATGCCAGTGTTGAGTTTTACTGGGATATGTGACATGTTACCTCATGGCATATGCGTTCCTCAAATCTATTGTTTCCAGACGCAAGCTATTCAACAGTATACTTTTGACTTATACCAGTGCTTGCCACTGCCTTTGGAGAATGTTGGTTTGGAGATGTCACATTCCAATGTTTCACAGGATGCATCTAATAATGAAGAACTTACTGCTTTGGACCCATATGAAAGCAAAACTTCTGAGTTAATTGCTTCAGCACCCAAACCAACCACACAAGTTGGTACCTCTGAAAGTGGAATTTCTGTTAGGTATCCTCCAACCTCAGATTCTGTTGAGGCAACTGCTTTGCCAGAAATCACAACCGCAAATGTAGAATCTAAATCTGTTTCTTTGGCACCAGCAATTGGTGATACTGATATTGGTCGTGTTAGCTCTCCGTCTCTTCCACACAGTCCTCGATTGTCTAGGAAACTTTCTGGTTTTAGAATGCCACTAAAGAGCTTAGAGGCTGGTGTTCCGCCTGGTGATCTTGGTCCAAAACAACCAATTGTGACTTATTCAGGTGACCTGCAAAAGGATAACATGCCTCCAAAGTTGTTTGACATGCCTTCCTTTAATAATGACTCAGAGAAAGATGAGAGTAAAGGAGCTCAAGCTGATAATACTAATTTGCTGACATTTAAACACCGTACCCATTTGATAACACCTTCTGATATATTAATGGCTGCCTCTTCTTCTGATGTTACTGGTCTTATTGTGGGAAAAAGTGAGGTAGATGCAAATAGTCGGGATGTGGTTGTCAATAGTGATGGAGCCAATGCGGAGGTGGAGATGGTCGAGTTTAAAGTAGTGGGTGAAACATCTACTCACAACGACGAATTTGGTCCCCATGGAGAACCTCGTAGCTGTGTTtcagaaaacaaggaaaagttCTTTTGCTCCCAGGCTTCAGATCTGGGAATTGAAGTGGCAAGGCAGTCGTCTGCAATATCAGAAGATAATTTGACTGAAGAGGAGCCTCAGCCAGTTGATAATGTTGGATCAGAAAGTCTTGCCCAACCTCCCAGAGCTGATGATGAAATCCATGACTCCAAGAAAGACATGTCTGGTAAATTTTCTGAGTCAGTTGTATCCACTGCAGTAATGGAATCACCATCTCCAAGTTCGAAAGGGAAAAAGCAGAAGTGGAGGAATTCACTGGCATCAGGTTCACTTTCTCCATCTTCAGGTGTTTTCAATTCTGCAGATTCTTCCAATGGACCAGCTGGGAGTTCTAATCCCGTTTCAGTAGAAGCTACTCCTCCTCAAGTTTTGGCCTTGCAAGAGAGGCTTAGCCAG CTCATGCACATGCAGAAGGAGACCCAGAAGCAGATGTCAAATATGGTTGCCATCCCCGTTTCCAAAGAATGTAGAAAACTGGAGGCAGCTCTTGGACGGAATATTGAGAAGGCTGTTAAGTCAAATAACGATGCTCTGTGGGCTCGCATACAAGAAGAAAATGCCAAAAATGAGAAGTTATTGAGAGAACGTACTCAGCAAATGACGAACTTGATCAACAAGGACTTGATGGCCATGTTAGAGAAGGTGGTGAAGAAGGAAGTGCCGGCAATTGGACAAATTGTAATCCGCACAGTCACTCCAATCATTGAGAAGACAATATCTTCAGCTATTGCCGATTCTTTCCAG AGAGGAGTTGGTGATAAGGCAGTGAATCAGCTGGAGAAATCTGTTAATGTAAAACTTGAAGTTACTGTCGCAAGGCAAATTCAGGCACAATTTCAAACTTCTGGCAAGCAAGCCCTCCAA GATGCTTTGAAAGCTGGTATTGAAGCTTCAATAATTCCTGCCTTTGAGACCTCATGCAAAGCAATATTTGGCCAAATAGATACTGCCTTTCAGAAAGGAATGGTTGAACATACAAATGCAGCTCAGCAGCAATTTGACGCTGCTCATTCTCAGTTGGCGATTTTATTGAGG gaTACCATCAATTCAGCATCATCTGTTACTCAAGCTCTACGCACAGAATTAGCTGACGGTCAACGAAAGCTGTTCACTATGGCAGCTGCTGGAGCAAACTCAAAGGCGCTAAACCCCTTGGTCAACCAATTGAGTAATGGATCTTTGGGTGGTGGATATGAGAAG GAACTATCAAGACTGATATCTGAACAGAAATACGATGAGGCTTTCACGATACCTCTGCTAAGAAATGATTTGTCAATTGTATCCTGGTTGTGTTATCAG GTTGATTTGGAAGCCATTTTGTCAAAAGAACCTCTTCCTTTGAGCCAAGGAGTACTGCTCTCTCTTTTGCAGCATCTTGCTTTTGACATCGGGACAGATATACCCCAGAAACTGCGGTGGATGACATCTGTGGCACTTGGTATAAACACAGCAGACCAAACAATCGTGGCGAACGAGGTGCAATTTTACAACATCGTTGATCAAGTATACAAGATACTGCACAATCTACTCAGTTCACCAAATGTTAAAGATCAGAATGGCATCCAAGATCTCATATTTATCGTCCATTCCCTGATGATGAAAAGaaggtaa
- the LOC119985300 gene encoding chaperone protein dnaJ 11, chloroplastic, translating into MRTAGTLAIAGTLTFPRPLSTPPPKSLQPRRKMYTTVNAVTAEPISSISSSSSSASASLYDILRVKHDASVTEIKSAYRSLAKRYHPDAARRQESGEDGRDFIEIHNAYATLTDPAARALYDMSLGGRGDWRRWRERSAGFYTTRRWETDQCW; encoded by the coding sequence ATGCGGACCGCCGGAACACTTGCCATCGCCGGAACCCTAACCTTCCCGAGGCCACTCTCCACTCCTCCACCCAAATCTCTCCAGCCCCGACGGAAAATGTATACGACTGTTAATGCGGTGACGGCTGAGCCTATTTCAAGTATTTCGTCTTCGTCTTCCTCGGCGTCAGCTAGTCTCTACGATATTCTGAGGGTGAAGCACGACGCGTCCGTGACAGAGATCAAGAGCGCTTACCGGAGTCTGGCCAAGAGGTACCATCCGGATGCGGCGAGGCGGCAGGAATCGGGGGAGGACGGGAGAGATTTCATAGAAATCCACAACGCCTACGCGACTCTTACAGATCCGGCTGCGAGGGCACTCTATGACATGTCGCTGGGAGGACGGGGTGATTGGCGGCGGTGGAGGGAGAGATCCGCCGGATTTTACACAACCCGGAGATGGGAGACGGATCAGTGCTGGTAG
- the LOC119985008 gene encoding cytochrome c oxidase assembly protein COX15 isoform X2 gives MDIDLCPRNMCTVASLGMESKEGLKLLVIGGSRAQKMVGIWLFGSAAWVFSMVVLGGITRLTRSGLSMTDWKFTGNLPPLSDEEWLHEFEKYKQSPEYIRINKGMNIEDFKFIYWMEYAHRMWGRALGVMFALPFSYFLRKGFITLRLGTRLSALFALGAGQGLIGWWMVKSGLEEPAHEYAEPRVSPYRLAAHLTSAFVIYSGLFWTALDVVMPEPPAESIAWVRGAAKVKKFVLPVSFIVGITAVSGAFVAGNDAGRAYNTFPKMGDTWIPDDIFSMKPLIRNFFENTSTVQLDHRILATATLISIGTLWWSTRKLDIHPAIRSLIGSTVGMAALQVTLGISTLLSYVPVSLGSAHQAGALTLLTLMILLNHTVRKPSMSLLKSLPQVAKAT, from the exons ATGGATATAGATCTCTGTCCAAG GAATATGTGCACCGTTGCTTCTCTTGGCATGGAAAGCAAGGAGGGATTGAAACTGCTAGTAATCGGAGGATCTCGTGCTCAAAAAATGGTTGGAATATGGCTTTTTGGTTCAGCTGCATGGGTTTTTAGTATGGTGGTGCTTGGTGGAATTACTCGCCTGACTCGATCTGGTCTTTCAATGACTGACTGGAAATTCACTGGTAACCTCCCTCCTTTATCAGATGAAGAATGGTTGCATGAATTTGAGAAATATAAGCAGTCACCCGAGTATATACG TATAAACAAGGGGATGAATATTGaagatttcaaattcatttattGGATGGAGTATGCACATCGAATGTGGGGAAGGGCCCTCGGTGTCATGTTTGCATTGCCATTTTCTTATTTCCTTCGTAAGGGATTTATTACCTTAAGACTTGGTACGAGGCTTTCTGCTCTTTTTGCCCTTGGCGCAGGTCAGGGCCTGATTGGCTGGTGGATGGTCAAAAGCGGTTTAGAG GAGCCTGCACATGAGTATGCTGAACCGAGAGTGAGCCCTTACCGTCTTGCTGCTCATCTTACTTCTGCATTCGTCATCTACAGTGGCCTGTTTTGGACAGCTCTAGATGTTGTTATGCCTGAGCCTCCTGCTGAATCAATTGCTTGGGTTCGTGGGGCCGCAAAAGTAAAAAAGTTTGTCCTTCCTGTAAGCTTCATCGTAGGCATTACAGCTGTCTCAGGAGCATTTGTTGCGGGAAATGATGCT GGGCGCGCCTATAACACATTTCCAAAGATGGGTGATACATGGATTCCGGATGATATATTCTCCATGAAGCCACTGATTCGCAATTTCTTTGAGAACACGTCGACTGTGCAG CTCGACCATCGCATTCTTGCAACAGCCACCTTGATATCAATAGGCACTTTGTGGTGGTCAACAAGAAAGTTGGACATACATCCTGCAATTCGATCTTTAATTGGCAGCACAGTCGGCATGGCTGCACTTCAG GTCACCCTAGGGATATCGACACTCTTATCGTATGTTCCTGTATCACTGGGTAGTGCACATCAGGCTGGTGCTTTGACACTTCTAACACTGATGATCCTGCTGAATCACACTGTGAGGAAGCCATCCATGTCCCTCCTTAAATCATTACCTCAAGTAGCAAAGGCAACTTGa
- the LOC119985008 gene encoding cytochrome c oxidase assembly protein COX15 isoform X1: MFQGRLVSSLLRTRRIVNRALDTHIQLRELTNRQHSRYFSSSSFSSSSIARTGFYGYRSLSKGPCVPSFRNMCTVASLGMESKEGLKLLVIGGSRAQKMVGIWLFGSAAWVFSMVVLGGITRLTRSGLSMTDWKFTGNLPPLSDEEWLHEFEKYKQSPEYIRINKGMNIEDFKFIYWMEYAHRMWGRALGVMFALPFSYFLRKGFITLRLGTRLSALFALGAGQGLIGWWMVKSGLEEPAHEYAEPRVSPYRLAAHLTSAFVIYSGLFWTALDVVMPEPPAESIAWVRGAAKVKKFVLPVSFIVGITAVSGAFVAGNDAGRAYNTFPKMGDTWIPDDIFSMKPLIRNFFENTSTVQLDHRILATATLISIGTLWWSTRKLDIHPAIRSLIGSTVGMAALQVTLGISTLLSYVPVSLGSAHQAGALTLLTLMILLNHTVRKPSMSLLKSLPQVAKAT, translated from the exons ATGTTTCAGGGAAGACTGGTATCATCGCTTCTGAGGACGAGGAGGATCGTAAATAGAGCTTTAGATACGCATATCCAGTTGAGGGAGTTGACCAATCGGCAACACTCGAGatatttctcttcttcctccttttcttcttcttcaattgcAAGGACTGGCTTTTATGGATATAGATCTCTGTCCAAG GGTCCTTGTGTTCCATCTTTTAGGAATATGTGCACCGTTGCTTCTCTTGGCATGGAAAGCAAGGAGGGATTGAAACTGCTAGTAATCGGAGGATCTCGTGCTCAAAAAATGGTTGGAATATGGCTTTTTGGTTCAGCTGCATGGGTTTTTAGTATGGTGGTGCTTGGTGGAATTACTCGCCTGACTCGATCTGGTCTTTCAATGACTGACTGGAAATTCACTGGTAACCTCCCTCCTTTATCAGATGAAGAATGGTTGCATGAATTTGAGAAATATAAGCAGTCACCCGAGTATATACG TATAAACAAGGGGATGAATATTGaagatttcaaattcatttattGGATGGAGTATGCACATCGAATGTGGGGAAGGGCCCTCGGTGTCATGTTTGCATTGCCATTTTCTTATTTCCTTCGTAAGGGATTTATTACCTTAAGACTTGGTACGAGGCTTTCTGCTCTTTTTGCCCTTGGCGCAGGTCAGGGCCTGATTGGCTGGTGGATGGTCAAAAGCGGTTTAGAG GAGCCTGCACATGAGTATGCTGAACCGAGAGTGAGCCCTTACCGTCTTGCTGCTCATCTTACTTCTGCATTCGTCATCTACAGTGGCCTGTTTTGGACAGCTCTAGATGTTGTTATGCCTGAGCCTCCTGCTGAATCAATTGCTTGGGTTCGTGGGGCCGCAAAAGTAAAAAAGTTTGTCCTTCCTGTAAGCTTCATCGTAGGCATTACAGCTGTCTCAGGAGCATTTGTTGCGGGAAATGATGCT GGGCGCGCCTATAACACATTTCCAAAGATGGGTGATACATGGATTCCGGATGATATATTCTCCATGAAGCCACTGATTCGCAATTTCTTTGAGAACACGTCGACTGTGCAG CTCGACCATCGCATTCTTGCAACAGCCACCTTGATATCAATAGGCACTTTGTGGTGGTCAACAAGAAAGTTGGACATACATCCTGCAATTCGATCTTTAATTGGCAGCACAGTCGGCATGGCTGCACTTCAG GTCACCCTAGGGATATCGACACTCTTATCGTATGTTCCTGTATCACTGGGTAGTGCACATCAGGCTGGTGCTTTGACACTTCTAACACTGATGATCCTGCTGAATCACACTGTGAGGAAGCCATCCATGTCCCTCCTTAAATCATTACCTCAAGTAGCAAAGGCAACTTGa
- the LOC119985301 gene encoding uncharacterized protein LOC119985301 has product MCCGGRVCMLCTCLILVVILIGLLFGFGVFKNGFHKLKDTLHDSDPNFTGRPFLGFGAPPPF; this is encoded by the coding sequence ATGTGCTGCGGAGGGCGAGTGTGCATGCTGTGCACATGCTTGATACTGGTTGTGATCTTGATTGGTCTCTTGTTTGGATTTGGGGTTTTCAAGAATGGCTTCCACAAGTTGAAGGACACATTGCATGATTCGGATCCCAACTTCACTGGAAGACCCTTCTTGGGCTTTGGAGCTCCTCCTCCTTTCTAG